Sequence from the Megalops cyprinoides isolate fMegCyp1 chromosome 9, fMegCyp1.pri, whole genome shotgun sequence genome:
AAcctaaatattataatatacaaCACGCCACCATTAAATGTCACATAGCCTATGAGAGAACTTAACGACAGGAGAGTGGCTAAATGCCAGGCGCTTCGGTCAGTTCCGCTTACCATAATTGAATACACCAGTGCGACGATGTTGACGGGCCAGACCGGACAGAAACAGGAGAATATCACCAGGAGGAGATAGTCTCGGGGTTTCGGTAGTTCCTGAGCGGCATTCCCTGTAGATGAAGTACGGCTTAAACTAACGCGggacggggagagaggggcgcCCCCGAGCTGGCCCGCGGAGCCCGACCTTAGTGGGACGCTGTGCCCATTTTGGTCCGTATCCGGAGATTTCTCGCTCCCCATATTGACTgtgaaggagctggagagctTCATGCCGTTTCCCCCGCCAGGTTCGGTGGTCGCGGCGCTGAGAAGTTTCTCCGTCTCCTGAGATTCCGCGGGCTGCGTAGGTCCACTCTCGCCCAGGGTAGCTTTCTCAAACTCTGCATCTGTGTTGATAGCCATCTTTCAAATCCAATTACCCCCActtaaagaagaagaaaaaaatcacctaGTGTGGAATAATTATTAAAACTGTTGTCCCAAAGTATTTGTGAAATGCTAAATTCACATAATTTACCAAACGGTTTGTTAATGTAGTATTATTAGGAACTCCCCTTTAAATtgccttaaaaataaaatattacttttttgaATGCTAACTGAATATGTTGAAACGATGAAATGTCCCAAACTGAAGAAAGAGCCAGCTCCAATGGGGAAATGTAACTGTTCAATCGATGCTGATGACAATGATAACAAACggaaaaatcaaaatgaatattctGCGGATTGGATATGCAAAGACATTCTTCTTCCTTAATCGAATGTGCTGAAATTGCTTCCGCTCTGCGGTTGCAGTCAATCTGCTGTGATCAGAACACGATCTCCTTTTAAATGTGCACGCGCTTTATCCATCCAGACCAGCAAAACCCAAGAACAAATCACTCAGCGAGCCGTCTGTCGTTCGTCTCTGCTTCCGCGTTGCATCATGATTGAAAATTTTAAGAGAATATCGGAAATTAATGTTTGCCTGTAAAACTAACTTTTTCCTCTACAGCAATGGCTTTGAACAAAATAATGCAAGTTCTGCTGTGCAGTATAGAAGCAAAGACCCGTGCTATTGGACGGTGTGACGCTGCAGCAACTGGAATGAACTGGGCGCGCTCGCGGCGCGGCGTTCCCTCAGCCTCAGCAACAGTATGAGAGGGGGGCTAGTGCAGCTCGTGGGGCAGGGCGGGCACTTTGTGCTGCAGCATCATCGCCGGCCCTCCCTCGAGGGATGCTGCAATACCGCTATGCATTAACTTAGGCATTTATTGTGTAGTTCGAGCCCCCGCAATTGTCAATTTGTCGAATTAAGTGAGGAGCGTTTTTAAATGCCGGGGCACGGTTGAAAGAACTCAGCGGGCATTTTCCGCCAGGACCTGAGTGACATCAGGAGACAATTTAACGACGGGATGACTATAATCCCTGAACAAAGTTTAAACCTGACCATTTTAATGAGATGAGATGGATGCATATTAAGTTATGGTTGAAAAGCAATCACTACATGAAAATTGGCAGGGTATACATCTTATTTTACTCATTtctatgtaaatatgtattttaatgctgaatgaatgtaaactAGACCTCATGATACACTGCCACTATTGATagatctgtttattttatagGCGACATTCTGCGTTATATCAAATTGCCtcatttgtgcttttgtttgctgGATGAGCCGAGCGGCAGAAAAGCCGCTGTGATGGAAACATGATCTCTATGCTTGCACCGCACCATTGGAGGTGAGTGTCTCTCGGACAAAGGCGAGCGCTCTGCGGGGATTCCCCCTCTGTGATGTAATGTCGTCATCGACCCAGAGCCAGGCGCTCCAGTGTCCTTCAGCCCTCTACACCGTCAGCTGTTTCTGAAGCCTCAGCGTTTTACTCCCTGAAAGAAATACACGACAAACTCCCCTTTGCTCCAGtgcttttttcatcagtttacctttttcatttttcttaggAGCTGTGAACGAGCTCTTCTTTGTGCGAGCTTTCTTCTTATCGCCTGTACTGGGTTTGCCGACGCAAAACTACACACTCGGTATCCTGCATCAAAACAGTGAACGACGACACTGTGTAGCGCGTAACGAAATTCACACAGATGCGTTGAGGGAGAGTAAGGCGTGTGTATTTCATCATTGGGAGCCCGTTCACGGAGTCCACAGATATctagtaaataataaaattagaaTACTATCCTATCAGTGCATCATTAAACCgaaatattatcatttatgCTTTCACATGCAAAGCAACAACTGAAACatagaaaacacaaacataaatggAAGTTTCATCTGACTCAAAGTTATCTGTAGACCACCCGTGAACGTCTGGCATGGAGCTGAATGTGTAGTGTGGATTGCGCGCCATCTCGCGGTACACATCTGTCATAGCAGGGTAAAAAGGATTGTTTATTGATGTGTTCAAAGCACAGGGGCGATCAGTGAGACTAACAGGGAAGACAACTATTAAATCAGTAAAGGTTCAGAACCTGCTTACTCAGGATCATCTGCAAGTGGCTGAGTCGTTTTCAATTTAATGGAGCATTTTTATGCTGGTAGTgcactttgtttaaaatgatttttattataaCAAGGGCACTGAGGAACAAAATTTTGGACTCTAAGCAAGAgaatttggttttaaaataaaaatccacTGTTTTTCGCTATGACTAATATGATTTCATGTGAACTGTGAAACGCCAGGGCTACCAAATTAGCAATCGTGTGTGAAGCTGCTAAAATGTGATCCTCACTAAAGCTGGTATTGTGAAGCTGGTATAGAACCAAAAACAGGTGTAGGATGATGACCTGAAGGCAGGCGCTTTGCCTCCACTGTTGCACCTGGTCCAACCCACATGCCTGCGACAGGTCTGCTGAGGCTGTGGCATGTGGGGCGGGAACATGCAGATGAGCACTCCCCGATTCACCAATCAGACATAGACCCCAGGTAATCTGGTCCTGTACCAGGTGGGGGACTGATCTCCAGGTTTGTATGCAGAGACTTAGGGCAGGCATTAACTATTACATAATTAGCCCCTCCTCCCAGCACAtactcactgacacacccaAACATACAGCAGAGGTAGAGCTTTAACTATTAGAGGAATGAACACAGTGATTTGTTACAGCTCCTAGAATGGAACAGTTAAtggacacaaagacagacagcactccctctgtccctctggtTTATTCATCATACAATTAATATCATACAACTTGCATAAAGCTTACAGTTGCTTACATATGTTTACTCTTGCTTATAAGAGATTAAGGTGGGGGTATGTGTAAAGCTTAGAAGACCCacagtttctctctccctctctctgtctctctcaccctctctgtctgtgtggagctgtgctgtgtgttggcaTTGAGCGTGATGGTACAGCGCACGGGTTAGCCGCTCTACCAATGGTCAGAACATGCCCTTATACTTCTgtctgtcctcctccctcttctcctccatGCGCATGTtcagcacctgcagctccttcttcaCTACCTTCCTCATCCCCGGGTCCAGGTCCAGAACCTTCTGGAAGTCCTGCCGGGCCTCAGCCTCATCCCACACCTCCACGTGAGCTTTGGCTCGCAGGAAGTACGCTTTCATaacacctgagagagacacagagagaaagagactcaGATGTTCATCAAGGACCAGACATAAGCAGGAGGCAACATTCTGTTCAACTGCTGCTATTGTTCTGAGTCCCAGGGTAGCAAGGCA
This genomic interval carries:
- the trarg1a gene encoding trafficking regulator of GLUT4 1, which translates into the protein MAINTDAEFEKATLGESGPTQPAESQETEKLLSAATTEPGGGNGMKLSSSFTVNMGSEKSPDTDQNGHSVPLRSGSAGQLGGAPLSPSRVSLSRTSSTGNAAQELPKPRDYLLLVIFSCFCPVWPVNIVALVYSIMSRNSLQQGDVDGARRLGRLARLLSIVSIVLGLVIIIVYVVVTMMS